The following proteins come from a genomic window of Edaphobacter sp. 4G125:
- a CDS encoding dienelactone hydrolase family protein, translating into MRRLVVCLLALVLTVSVPGFAQQWAKTKLDASPRHREYVTLKHGNRSLQAFVVYPEVSGKVPVVVLIHEIFGLSDWAKEMADELAAAGYIVVAPDLLSGSGPDGGGTDSFAGVDAITKAVSGLNADVVNADLDAAVDYAKKLPASNGTVVTAGFCWGGGKSFAFAAHRKDLAAAFVFYGPPPSDFSTITAPVYGFYAGNDSRIGATLPATTEAMKAAGKKFDPVTYDGAGHGFMRAGEDPGNTNPANKTARDQAFERLTSLLKSLPATHGSISSPRSSKKPSGEKGLAATTVSCHSGSTATAM; encoded by the coding sequence ATGCGCCGACTTGTGGTTTGCCTCCTCGCCCTCGTGTTGACCGTCTCTGTTCCTGGCTTTGCCCAGCAGTGGGCGAAGACAAAGCTTGACGCTTCGCCGCGCCATCGCGAATACGTCACTCTAAAGCATGGCAACCGGTCTTTGCAGGCCTTCGTTGTCTATCCCGAGGTCAGCGGCAAAGTTCCTGTTGTCGTTCTGATCCACGAGATCTTCGGTTTGTCGGATTGGGCCAAGGAGATGGCTGACGAACTAGCCGCGGCTGGCTACATTGTTGTGGCGCCTGATCTGCTCTCCGGCTCTGGCCCGGATGGCGGTGGAACCGACTCCTTTGCTGGAGTGGACGCCATCACCAAAGCAGTTTCCGGATTGAACGCCGACGTCGTTAATGCCGATCTCGATGCTGCCGTCGATTATGCGAAGAAGCTTCCGGCCTCGAACGGCACGGTTGTTACCGCCGGGTTCTGCTGGGGTGGAGGAAAATCCTTCGCCTTCGCAGCACATCGTAAAGACCTCGCCGCCGCTTTTGTCTTCTATGGCCCGCCGCCTTCGGACTTCTCGACGATCACGGCTCCTGTATATGGCTTCTATGCCGGAAACGATTCACGCATCGGCGCCACCCTTCCAGCTACCACGGAGGCGATGAAGGCCGCGGGCAAAAAGTTCGATCCCGTTACCTACGATGGTGCCGGGCATGGCTTTATGCGTGCAGGAGAAGACCCGGGTAACACCAATCCTGCGAATAAAACCGCACGCGATCAGGCTTTTGAACGCCTGACTTCCCTGCTCAAATCGCTTCCTGCGACACACGGTTCGATCTCTTCACCGCGTTCTTCGAAGAAGCCTTCTGGCGAAAAAGGCCTTGCAGCCACTACGGTCTCCTGTCACTCCGGCTCCACGGCAACCGCAATGTAG
- a CDS encoding peroxiredoxin-like family protein, with protein sequence MASSLNTSLQDQLDRITQNTRALVQPERLAFSEKVIAELFASGIEERILKPGTTAPAFSLPDARTGKPVHSGDLVALGPVVIKFFRGRWCPYCVTELETWRDLISELRSRNAIFVAISPQAPRQNVFMLDQHALNFPLLTDAGCTIAEQFGVAYSVSQEQRRYFQSILVNIPFNNAGLSYHTATEASWRLPIPATFIIDRENTIAFSEGHADFRVRPEPADVLSALDRLP encoded by the coding sequence GTGGCTTCCTCGCTTAATACCTCGCTTCAGGACCAGCTCGACCGTATCACTCAGAACACCCGTGCACTGGTGCAACCGGAGCGCCTTGCCTTCTCAGAAAAGGTGATCGCTGAACTCTTCGCCAGCGGAATTGAAGAGCGCATCCTGAAACCTGGAACAACCGCACCAGCCTTTTCTCTTCCCGATGCGCGGACTGGCAAGCCGGTTCACTCCGGTGACCTTGTCGCGCTTGGTCCGGTTGTCATCAAATTCTTTCGTGGCCGCTGGTGTCCGTACTGCGTCACCGAGCTTGAAACCTGGCGCGATCTCATCTCTGAATTACGCAGCCGAAACGCGATCTTTGTAGCAATCTCGCCCCAGGCCCCGCGCCAAAATGTCTTTATGCTCGATCAACACGCGTTGAATTTTCCGCTCCTCACGGACGCGGGATGCACCATCGCAGAGCAGTTCGGAGTAGCTTACAGCGTCTCGCAGGAACAACGTCGCTACTTCCAATCGATTCTCGTCAATATCCCCTTCAACAATGCGGGGCTCAGCTATCACACCGCAACCGAGGCAAGCTGGCGCCTTCCAATTCCCGCGACGTTCATCATTGACCGGGAGAATACAATCGCCTTCTCCGAAGGCCACGCAGACTTCCGCGTTCGTCCCGAACCTGCTGACGTGCTTTCTGCACTTGACAGACTTCCATAG
- a CDS encoding REP-associated tyrosine transposase, giving the protein MPLGLKRYQQEDDDHFITFSCYHRKPYLNTPSSKDTFLRSLEQTRSTYGFEVLGYVVMPEHIHLLVSEPPHAPLSKALQALKISVSRNLTERPFWQTRYYDFNVHTHNKRVEKLKYIHRNPVTRGLVSHPQDWPWSSYRHYLLNEPSPVLITQP; this is encoded by the coding sequence ATGCCGCTGGGCCTTAAGCGCTACCAACAAGAAGACGACGACCACTTCATCACCTTCAGTTGTTACCACCGCAAACCCTACCTCAACACCCCGTCATCCAAAGACACCTTCCTGAGATCCCTCGAACAAACCCGCTCCACCTACGGCTTCGAAGTCCTCGGCTACGTCGTCATGCCCGAGCACATCCACCTCCTCGTCTCCGAACCTCCCCATGCCCCACTCTCCAAGGCCCTCCAGGCCTTAAAAATCTCCGTCTCCAGAAACCTCACTGAGCGCCCCTTCTGGCAGACCCGCTACTACGACTTCAACGTCCACACCCACAACAAGCGAGTTGAAAAGCTGAAGTACATCCACCGCAACCCCGTCACCCGAGGTCTGGTCTCCCACCCCCAAGACTGGCCCTGGTCCTCTTACCGCCACTACCTTCTCAACGAACCCTCCCCCGTCCTCATCACCCAACCCTGA
- a CDS encoding DUF4145 domain-containing protein, which translates to MILECKHCSALVDAKVIATHDDGGTYDDEGNLEDVPGKWTFASCPRCRLAMLAVQCDYGRGFDDDPPSRVFPPRDRQLGWHVPDSIKKAFKEAVACFKAKAFTASAIMCRKTLEGLCAEHGIKAPNLSQSLKKLKDNQIIEARLFEWAEMLRTLGNEAAHGVECTISKEDCQDTLDFTEALVQYVFTYQDQFQRFQKRRKKNPSDESTTN; encoded by the coding sequence GTGATTCTCGAATGTAAGCATTGCTCTGCGCTTGTAGACGCTAAAGTCATCGCGACGCATGATGATGGAGGTACATACGACGATGAAGGCAATTTAGAGGACGTTCCAGGGAAATGGACTTTTGCATCCTGTCCCAGATGTCGTCTAGCCATGCTTGCGGTTCAATGCGATTATGGCCGTGGATTCGATGACGATCCTCCATCCAGAGTATTTCCCCCTCGCGACAGGCAGCTTGGATGGCACGTTCCGGACTCGATTAAAAAAGCTTTCAAGGAGGCGGTGGCTTGTTTCAAGGCGAAGGCCTTCACAGCCAGCGCCATCATGTGCCGGAAAACATTAGAAGGTTTATGTGCGGAACATGGGATAAAAGCCCCGAACCTATCCCAAAGCCTGAAAAAGCTGAAGGACAACCAAATTATCGAAGCCAGACTCTTCGAATGGGCCGAAATGCTTAGAACACTCGGTAACGAAGCAGCGCATGGTGTCGAATGCACAATTTCGAAAGAGGACTGTCAGGATACGCTCGATTTCACTGAAGCGCTTGTCCAATATGTGTTCACATACCAAGATCAGTTTCAGCGTTTCCAGAAACGTCGCAAGAAAAATCCTTCAGACGAATCAACCACTAACTGA